Within Chloracidobacterium sp., the genomic segment GGCCAGGGTTCTGCGGCCGAAGAAGCTATCAAAATGAATACAATGCTGCTCGGTGACGCATACTATCTGCTCGGTGATGCGCAGCAAAAGCAGAAGAAAAACACGGAGGCCGTCGCGTCGTATCAGCGTGCGATCGCCGCCAAACCGCTAAGCTATCAGGCGTACAGGAATCTGGCTGAGATATTTCGGAGCGAGAGCCGATACGATGAGGCGATCGAAATCGAGAAGCGGGCTCTGTTGCTATATCCCAACGACGGTTATATCTACACTGATATCAGTTGGTACTACAGCCTGGCCGACCGTCACGAGGAAGCTGTCCAAGCAGCTCAATCTGCGACGAAGATACTGCCGACCGAATCTATGGCGTACACCAATCTCTGCCGTGCTCTGAACGATACCAAGCAATATGCAGAAGCGATCACAGCCTGCAACAGTGCACTCAGGATAAATCCAAAGGACGGCGAAACTTACTTTTACCTTGCCCGAGCGTATGACCTCACCGGTCGTACGGCGGACGCGACACGTAACTATGCGTTGGCGGCAAGGGACCTGGCTGAAACGGCGAAAGCGGACCCGACGAATGCCGACTCGTATTATTTGCTGGGAAACGCTTATTTTTCGGATAATCAGCGTGATCGAGCCGTCGAGGCCTACACCAGATGTCTTGAACTCAATCCTAGATTCGCAAAAGCACGTCTAAATCTCGGCCGAACATTTGTCCTAAAGCGGGATAAGGCCGGAGCACTGACACAATATAATGAATTGCTGAAGATCGATCAGAAGCGGGCTGCACAGCTAAAAGCAGAGATCGATAAGTTGTAGAGGGATGAGCGAATGATCGGACCTAGAGCACGCATCCGAGCGTGCTCTTTTTATTACAGTCTAACGCTTGCTGCCGGACCGGGTACTAACGTTGACTGTCTTGAATTTGAGAACAACCCGGACGTTCTCACCGCGGTTATCCATTACGGCCGGAACGAACGGGGTATTTGACAGATCGGATTGGAGTGCTCGTTCGAGATCGGCGATCGCCTTGGCATCCTCACCACCCTCGACAACCTGAGTCACACTCGCTAGTCCGTTTGAAAGGACATTTGCCACAACTACCACCTCATCGCTACGCAAACGGGAACTGACCAATGTGCGGGTGAGAGCAACGAGAGCCCCGTTTGGATTGATACTGGGCGATTCACCCGCGACAGACATTCGCGAACGAGCATATTCGGTCGGCGAAATGTCACTGGCGTCACCATTATTGGGAGCCAACATTATGCGAGTATCTCGTCCGCGATCACTTGAGATTATCTCACCTGCCGAACGAGCACCGGCAAACATCATCGAAAGGAATGAGATCCCTATGATTAGTGATGTAGCAATTCCTACACTCAAAGGCATCAGCTGCATCGGTATCCAGTCACTGACGACGGTCGTAAAATACGACGGTGGACCTTCAGCGATCTCGTCACGTATAGCTCGCTTAATAGTGCTAGCTACGGCAGACGATATTACAGGTTTGCCGAGGTGTCTCAGATCGATCCGGATCAGCCTTTCCTCATCCAGTTCCTGCCGACAGAGCGGACAGGCTGAAAGGTGGGTGTCGATCGATCTGATCTCATCTGTCGACAAAAGTCCGTCAACGTATAACGAGAATTTAAGATTTAGATCATTGCACTTCATATCATTAATGTCGGTCCGTTAGATCTGTGGATCTGCGGCCCTAACCCAATGAATGGCTCACTGACCCCGGCTGTTTTCAAAAAACCGAAAACAACGCTGGGCTGCGGCTCAGGTTTGCGATCGTCGAAACTTCGGTATATCCGCATAGACTTGTTGCTGGCCCATTCAAACAAATACCTTTGTAACTACTCACGATGACCTATTCCCTCAACTCTCGCTCTCTTGTGACCTATCGTTTGGCACCGATTGTTTTTGTCTGCAAAGATGAGACCGGGGCGAGTCAACCATTCATCGAGTTATCAAAGATCTTTTAGTCGCCGCCGCAATTCTTCACGGCCGCGGGATATGCGGGACTTTACAGTTCCTATCCCGATGTCCAGAGCCAATGCCGTTTCGTCGTAACTCAACCCCTCGATATCGCATAAGATGACGGCTTCTCTAAACGCGATCGGCAGATCC encodes:
- a CDS encoding tetratricopeptide repeat protein, translated to MSKKLISIFSCFILLTVITLIGQTIASAQTKKERQQAIQLVNQADRYFNQKDYRSAADTYGQSIRLVPNNGYAHFWKGYAHYNLKENDAALSEFAIALTQGFKPLQIYTVRWYVYYDQKDYDASIADVQRGLALDPKNIMFLKALGELRLAKNEFGEALKAYQQALLVAPKDGDLYYSIARVQYGLGNTGGQGSAAEEAIKMNTMLLGDAYYLLGDAQQKQKKNTEAVASYQRAIAAKPLSYQAYRNLAEIFRSESRYDEAIEIEKRALLLYPNDGYIYTDISWYYSLADRHEEAVQAAQSATKILPTESMAYTNLCRALNDTKQYAEAITACNSALRINPKDGETYFYLARAYDLTGRTADATRNYALAARDLAETAKADPTNADSYYLLGNAYFSDNQRDRAVEAYTRCLELNPRFAKARLNLGRTFVLKRDKAGALTQYNELLKIDQKRAAQLKAEIDKL
- a CDS encoding zf-HC2 domain-containing protein → MKCNDLNLKFSLYVDGLLSTDEIRSIDTHLSACPLCRQELDEERLIRIDLRHLGKPVISSAVASTIKRAIRDEIAEGPPSYFTTVVSDWIPMQLMPLSVGIATSLIIGISFLSMMFAGARSAGEIISSDRGRDTRIMLAPNNGDASDISPTEYARSRMSVAGESPSINPNGALVALTRTLVSSRLRSDEVVVVANVLSNGLASVTQVVEGGEDAKAIADLERALQSDLSNTPFVPAVMDNRGENVRVVLKFKTVNVSTRSGSKR